The genomic window AGGAGGGCGTCCAGATCCGGGTAGGGGCGGTGGGCCACGATCCGCCGGCCCCAGCGGCGGCTTCCGCAGCAGGCGAGGAGCGCCGTTTCGGCCGCACCCGACGGGGCGGTGTTGAAACGCTCCAGTCCGGGCAGGAGCGGCGCGGGACGTGCGGGCCCGGCCGGAGCCGGGATCCGCAGGACGCCGGTGCGGCCGGTGTGCGATTCGCTGGACAGCGTGGGCTCCTCGGCGGACAGCGTGGGCCCCTCGGCGCCTGGGACGGGCATTCGGGGCGGCCGGGGAAGGAGAGGGGAGTGGGCTTCACGCTATCGACACGCGCGGGGAGCTGTCCGACGGATGCGCGAATTTCACCCGGAAGGGAGCCTTCCGGTGTGGATGATAGACGATCCTGGCCGACTTCGCCCGGTTCATCTGGATTGGAGATACTTCATCGGGAAGAGGAGGCTGAAGGGATGATCTGGCAGTCCACGCGCGCACGGGCCGGGCGCGCCCGGCTCACCGCCTCGGCGGCCGCCGCCGCCCTCGCCGCGCTGACCACGGTGGTGTCCTGCTCCTCCGGAGGCGCAGACGGCGGTTCGCCGGGGGGTGTACGAGGTGAGGCGCAGACCCCCGCGGCCGTAGCCCCCTCGCCCACACCGTCCCCCACGAAGACCTATCCGCTCTCCACGGCGCCCCGCACCATCCCGTCCGTACGCACCCACGAAGCGGCGCGCGGCCCCGGCTGGCGGCCGGGTCCCGGCAGCGCCGTCGTCGTCGCCAAGGGCAGCGAGGTGCTCGCCGACGAGGCGCGGCTGCTCTCGCAGGAGCTGAAGACCGGTGTCCGCAACGGCGGCCCGGTCCGCGCCGGGGACGTCGAGCTGGCCCTCGGCCCCGCCGCGCCGGACCCGGCGTCGGCGGCCCCGGAGTCGTACACCCTCACCACCCGCGACAACCGGGTCCGGATCACCGGGCCCGACGAGGCCGGTGTCTTCTACGGCACCCGCACCTTGAAGCAGGCCGTCCGCTCGGGTGGCGCCATGCCCGAGGGCGTCGTACGCGACCGGCCCGACCGGCCCCAGCGCGGCCTCAACGTCGACATCGCGCGCAAGCACTACACGGCGGGCTGGATCGAGGCCCGGCTGCGTGAGATGGCCGACCTCAAGCTCAACCAGCTCGGCCTGCACTTCTCCGACGACCAGGGCTTCCGTATCGCCTCCGACTCGCACCCCGAGGTCGTCTCCGCGCAGCACCTCTCCAAGGAGGAGGTGCGCCGGATCATCGCCCTCGCGCAGAGCCTGCACATCACGGTCGTGCCCGAGATCGACTCGCCGGGGCATCTGGGTGCGGTCATGAAGGCCCATCCGCAGCTCCAGCTCCGCAACATCAACGGGGTGCCGCGCCAGGGCGCCATCGACATCTCGAACCCCGAGTCGGCGCGGATCGTGGACGATCTGCTGCGCGAGTACTCCTCTCTCTTCCCCGGCCGCTGGTTCCACATCGGCGCCGACGAGTACCAGGCGCTGACCGTGCGGGACCCCGAGAGCTCGTACCCGCAGCTCGCCCGCGCGGCGCAGCAGCGGTTCGGGCCGCAGGCCCGCGTCCAGGACCTGGCGACCGGCTGGCTGAACGACCGGGCGGCGGTGGTGCGCGCCCAGCAGAAGCAGCCCAAGGCGTGGAACGACGGCTTCTTCCGCGGCGGGGTCGTCTCCGGCGACAAGAACGTCGAGGTCGAGTACTGGACCGGCAAGGAACTCGGGTCGCGCGAGCCGCAGGAGTACCTGGCCGAGGGCCGCAAGGTCGTCAACCTCAACGACGAGTACCTCTATTACGTGCTCGGCGAGCCGAACGAGTTCACGTACCCCACCGGCCGCCGCATCTACGAGCAGTGGACGCCGCTGGTGCTGCGCGGCACCACCGCCGTCCCCGCGCGCTACTCCTCGCAGATCCTGGGCGGCCGCCTCGCGATCTGGAGCGACCTCGCCGGGGCGCAGACCCAGGAGCAGGTGGCGGCGGGCGTCCGGATGCCGCTGCGGGCGGTGGCGCAGAAGCTGTGGACGCCGGGTCAGCCGCCGCTCGACTGGGCGGGCTTCACGGCGCTGTCGGACCGGCTGGGCTGAGCTCAGGCGCGGCTGTCGGGCAGCCGCGCCCGCCCGGCGGTCGGCCGCCGGCCACTCAGGAGGACCCGACGGTGCGCTCGTTGAACACCTCGACGGGGTACTTCGCCGTTCTGTCCGCCGCACCGTCCGTGATCCGATGGTGGGTGGGGGCACGGCGCCGGCGGCCGCCGATGCCGTGCCGGCGCCGACCGGAGCGTGAGCCTGGCCGGATCTGTTGCCACCAACGATGCGATGTGTGACGGCTGGTGCAGGTGGTGCTCTTTCCGCCGCTCGTACGTCCGCCAACGGTCCGGCATTTCAGGCGAGTCCGGCATCATCCCGGCGGCCGGGTGACGATTTCGCGCCAGGGGACGCAGTAAGGGGCGTACGGTGGTCCGCACCCGACGGGAGGCGTCGATGGACGTGGTGGAAATGATCGCCGCGGCGGACGAGCGGAGCCTGGCCGCGAGCGGTCTGGCCTGCCTCGACCGCTGTCTGCCGCTGCTGGCCGACGAGACCGATGTGCTGCGCCCGCTCTGGGCGGGCATCGCCGCGGGCGAGGACGGCTGGGCGGACCGGCTGGCGACCGCCAGAGCGGCGCTGGACGCGACCCCCGTCGCCGACGAAGCGGCCGCTCCGGTACGGCGGATGATCGGCGCCGCGCCCTCGGAGTGGGCCCCGGGGCCGCTCGCCGAATGGGCCACGGCCTGCTCGGCGCTGGCCCTCGAACTCCACCAGGACCTCGACCCGTCGGGCGGCGCCGACGGCCCGCTCGTGACCGGCGAGCAGCGCCGCCAGCTCCAGATCCTGGAGGTACTCTCGGCCACCCCTGGCGGCGCGGGGCTGCGCCGGGCCCTGGACCTCTCGGTGGAAGGGCAGCGCGTGCTGCGCGCCGCCCTGTCCCGCCGTGCGAGGGCCGCCCAGGGTGCGTCCTGAGCCCTGGAGGGTGTCCCCCTAGGGCTTGTTGACTCGCGGCCCCGCCGCCCGGACGATCCCGTCCGGGCTGCCGTCCGCCACGACCACGCCCCCGGCGACGAGTTCGGCGTCCCCGTCGCCGTCGGTGTCCCGCGCCGCGAAGGACGGACCGAGGCTCCGGAGCCCCTCGACGGTGGGCGCACCGCTGGTGGTGAGCCCGGCGGGAGAGCCGTGGAAGGTGGCGATGCCGCTGCCGGTCCACACCGCGAGGTCGTCGTACCCGTCGCCGTTGAGGTCGCCCGCGGCGACGGCCCGCCCGCCGGCGCCGTGCAGTACGGCGGGGGTCGCGGTCGCCGGACCGCGCTTGGTGCCCCGTAGCAGGACGAGGGGCGCGTCGCCCGCCGCCGTGCGGTAGGTGACCGCGGCGTCCTCATACCCGTCCGCGTCGAAGTCGCCGGTCGCGGCGTCCGCGGCGGGAGCGTCGGTGGCGGGCTCCTCGTCCCAGCCGGTGCCGGAATCCGGCTCCGTATCCGTATCCATGTCGGTGTCGGTGTCGGTGTCCGTGTCGGCTCCGGTGTCGGCCTCGGCTCCGGCGTCGGATCCGTCCGGGACGAGGCCCGAGGCCGACGCCGACGCCAGAGCGCGGATCTTGGGCAGGTCGGCGTACAGATGGTCGCCGGGGCAGTCGGTCGCCGAGCCGTCGCGATGCCCGGAGATCCGCTTGAGCGTGGCCGTCTCCCCGGCCTCGAACTTCCCGTTGTCGGCGGCCGCGGTGAGCCTGACGGACCCCGCCGGGTCCAGCCCGTAGAGCCCGAGCTTCCAGGCGGCGACCGTCGCGACCGCCTGCCGCACGGCCGGAACCGTCGTGGCCGTCATGTAGTCGCCGAGGACCGAGACGCTGCTCGTGTCGGTGTTGAAGCCCGCGGTGTGCGCGCCCTGGACGGGCTTGTCGATGCCGCCCGCGCGCCCCTCGAAGATCTTGCCGCACTTGTCGACGAGGAAGTGGTAGCCGATGTCGTTCCAGCCCTGGCTCTTGACGTGGTACGTGAAGATGCCGCGGACGACCGAGGCCGACTCGGCGCACGTGTAGGCGTTCGACCCCGCGGTGTGGTGGACGAAGACGGCCTTGGTCGTGCGGTTGTACCGGGGCGGGTCCAGGACCATCGACTCGTCGGCGCCCCAGCCCGCGCGCATCGTCATGGCGGGTGCGCCCGCCGGTGCCTCCGCGCGCGTCGACGCCGGGAGCCGCACGTCCTCGGCGCCCTCCGGGTCGACCAGGTCGACGCGCAGGCCATCCGGCAGCGCGTCACCCGTGGCCCGCAGCTGGATGCCGTCGGACGGCCCGGTCCACAGCGGCGAGGTCCCGCCGCGCATCGTGGTGCCCGCCCGCTCGGGTCCCGACTCGGGCGCGCGGACGTCGGCGTCGAGCGCCTGCCAGTCGGACCATGTGCGGGTCCGGCTGTCCCGGGTGCGGACCTCGGCGGTGCCGCCCAGCTCGGCGTACGGATCGTCCCAGGTCAGGCCGATCATGCTGAACGGCTGCGTGGTGCGGGCGGGGATCGCGCGCTCCGTCGGGTCGTCGCCGGCGGGCACGGGCACGGTGTGCACGTCTCCGCCCTTCGCCGGCGCGGGAGGGGCGGTCGGCGAGGGGGATCGGGAGGGCGAGGGGGAGGGCGAAGGCGTGGGCGAGGAGGCGGGCGCCACCGGCACGGCGGGCCCCGCGGGCCCTGCGAGGGAGATCCCCACGGCGAAGGAGGCGGCGAGCACGGCGTTACGTGAGCGCCTCAGGGCGCGGTTTCTCATGGTGCGCGAGCATACGGAGCAACTCCCGCCATACAGGGGCGACCCGGCCCGGACCGTGCAGATGATCGCCCGAAATGAGGAGGTGATTGACGGTCCGTCAGGGGTCTGTCAGGGGTCTGTCAGGGGTCGGTTCACCTCGTTCGGCCCCAGATCCGAGGATTGTCCGCTCGATGGTCCGGCTCTTCGCCGGCGTGCTATACCTTCGCGCGCTTCCGGGGGACGGCCGGAGCGGCGGTCACCCCCGTGAATGCTCCGGGGCGCTTCGTGATGCCCGCATGCCGTATGCCGTTCCTCGCTCGACACTTGGAGGAATGTGTGACGGGACGACAGCTGTCCTCATCTCGATCCGCCCTCGGCCGCGGCGGTACGGCCGCCGTGGCCGCCCTCGTGCTCGCGGCCGGGGCCGTGCCCCTGCTCGCCTCCGAGGCGCGCGCCGGTGCGAAGGACGACCCGGCCGGACTCACCCTTCCCGCCCCCGACCGCTACACGCCGGTCGAGGACACGCTGTACCTGGCCGGGGACACCGGCTATCTCCACCGCCGTGAGACGGGCGACGGATCGACCGCGCCGTACCAGTGGCGCGGCTACGACGGGACGGAACGGACCGTCGAGAACTTCACCGGCACGCTCCCCGGCCAGTACGGCCACTACGCCGCCGGCACCGACGTCCTCCCCGTCCCGAACGGCGCGAGCGGCGTGGTGCAGCTGCGCGACCCGGCGACCGGCGAGTCGACGGCGCTGACCGTGCCGGACGGCCAGTACACGGCCGCCTCCTTCGGGAACACCGTGCTCACGTTCACGTACAACGAGGTGTGGCAGGTCGACAAGCTGCACATCCTCCGGACGACCGACGGCGTGACCGGCGACATCACGGTGGAGCCGCCGGAGGGCCTGCGTTTCGACAAGCAGCCCGTGCTGGCCGGGGACGGCCGCCATGTGCTCGTACGCTTCCTGCACGCCTACGAGACCGGCCTGATCGACCTCGCGACCGGCAGCCTCACCCGGATCGCCGCCCACCCCTGGACCGACGACCCGATCAAGCTCCAGGCGGCGCTGTCGCCCACGCACATCGCCTGGTACCAGCAGGGCTCCGGCCAGGCCCGGGTGGTGCGCCGGGACGACCCGACCGGGACCCAGACCACCGTCACCGTGCCGACAGGCCCGGACGGAACCTCCGCCGTCGCGCTGGCCGGTGACTGGCTGCTCACCTCCTCCCGTGTCCCGGCGCCGGGCCTCGGCGGCCCGCTGTACGCCAGCCCGCTCGACGGCGGCCCGGCGCGCACCCTGCTCGCCCACGCGCAGGGCGACCTCGCGCAGATCCCCGGCGGCGGAGCCGTCGTGGTCGGCGGCGCCGCCTCCGGCGACTGGGCGGTGCGCCGCGTCGAGACCGCGGCGGACGGCACCCCGGCGCTCCGTACGCTCGCCTCGGTGCCGGCCAGGCCGGCCGTGGTCCGCGGCATCTCGCTGGCCGGCGGGCACCTGGTCACCAGGGAGCTGGACAGCGCGGCGCAGCCCGCGTACCGGACGCGGCAGATCACGCTCGGCACGAGCCCCGAGGCGGGCCCGCGCTCCGCGCTCACCACCGCCCCGCTGAACGACGCCTACGGTCAGCCGCTCGGCACCGGTGACGGCGGCCTGCTGCACATGCGGTACGACTCCGCGGCCCAGCGCGACGTGCTCGTACGGACCACGGCGTCCGGCGCGACCACGGAGACGCTCCCGTTCGACCGCCCCGCTCCGGAGAGCTCCGGGCTCGGGCTCCGCGACACGGACGGCCGGTACGCGCTCTACGGCGGCGGCAACGAGCGCGTCGTCATCGACCTCGACGCCCCGGGCGGCGCCGCGGTCGTGCAGAGCGTGAACCAGTCCGCGGCCGCCCTCTGGGACGGCGATCTGTGGACCACGAACGGCGCATGGGGCGAGATCGAGTCCCGCGACCTGGCGACCGGCGCCGTCACCCAGCTCTCCGTGGACGCCGACTGCCAGATCATGGACATGCAGGCCGTCGGGCGCTGGGTCTACTGGGACTGCCTGATGCCCAAC from Streptomyces formicae includes these protein-coding regions:
- a CDS encoding beta-N-acetylhexosaminidase → MIWQSTRARAGRARLTASAAAAALAALTTVVSCSSGGADGGSPGGVRGEAQTPAAVAPSPTPSPTKTYPLSTAPRTIPSVRTHEAARGPGWRPGPGSAVVVAKGSEVLADEARLLSQELKTGVRNGGPVRAGDVELALGPAAPDPASAAPESYTLTTRDNRVRITGPDEAGVFYGTRTLKQAVRSGGAMPEGVVRDRPDRPQRGLNVDIARKHYTAGWIEARLREMADLKLNQLGLHFSDDQGFRIASDSHPEVVSAQHLSKEEVRRIIALAQSLHITVVPEIDSPGHLGAVMKAHPQLQLRNINGVPRQGAIDISNPESARIVDDLLREYSSLFPGRWFHIGADEYQALTVRDPESSYPQLARAAQQRFGPQARVQDLATGWLNDRAAVVRAQQKQPKAWNDGFFRGGVVSGDKNVEVEYWTGKELGSREPQEYLAEGRKVVNLNDEYLYYVLGEPNEFTYPTGRRIYEQWTPLVLRGTTAVPARYSSQILGGRLAIWSDLAGAQTQEQVAAGVRMPLRAVAQKLWTPGQPPLDWAGFTALSDRLG
- a CDS encoding N-acetylmuramoyl-L-alanine amidase, yielding MRNRALRRSRNAVLAASFAVGISLAGPAGPAVPVAPASSPTPSPSPSPSRSPSPTAPPAPAKGGDVHTVPVPAGDDPTERAIPARTTQPFSMIGLTWDDPYAELGGTAEVRTRDSRTRTWSDWQALDADVRAPESGPERAGTTMRGGTSPLWTGPSDGIQLRATGDALPDGLRVDLVDPEGAEDVRLPASTRAEAPAGAPAMTMRAGWGADESMVLDPPRYNRTTKAVFVHHTAGSNAYTCAESASVVRGIFTYHVKSQGWNDIGYHFLVDKCGKIFEGRAGGIDKPVQGAHTAGFNTDTSSVSVLGDYMTATTVPAVRQAVATVAAWKLGLYGLDPAGSVRLTAAADNGKFEAGETATLKRISGHRDGSATDCPGDHLYADLPKIRALASASASGLVPDGSDAGAEADTGADTDTDTDTDMDTDTEPDSGTGWDEEPATDAPAADAATGDFDADGYEDAAVTYRTAAGDAPLVLLRGTKRGPATATPAVLHGAGGRAVAAGDLNGDGYDDLAVWTGSGIATFHGSPAGLTTSGAPTVEGLRSLGPSFAARDTDGDGDAELVAGGVVVADGSPDGIVRAAGPRVNKP